A genomic region of Saccopteryx bilineata isolate mSacBil1 chromosome 1, mSacBil1_pri_phased_curated, whole genome shotgun sequence contains the following coding sequences:
- the FILIP1 gene encoding filamin-A-interacting protein 1 isoform X4, producing the protein MVTTLESDQLIDTSESLTGTVQDTSCGMRHAPVFLWRLKKLLEQEKAYQARKEKENAKRLNKLRDELVKLKSFALMLVDERQMHIEQLGLQSQKVQDLTQKLREEEEKLKAITSKSKEDRQKLLKLEVDFEQKASRFSQEHEEMNAKLANQESHNRQLRLKLVGLTQRIEELEETNKNLQKAEEELQELRDKIAKGECGNSSLMAEVENLRKRVLEMEGKDEEITKTESQCRELKKKLQEEEHHGRELKLEVEKLQKRMSELEKLEEAFSKSKSECTQLHLNLEKEKNLTKDLLNELEVVKTRVKELECSESRLEKAELSLKDDLTKLKSFTVMLVDERKNMMEKIKQEERKVDGLNKNFKVEQGKVMDVTEKLIEESKKLLKLKSEMEEKVYNLTKERDELIGKLRSEEEKSCELSCSVDLLKKRIDGIEEVEREITRGRSRKGPELTCPEDNKIKELTLEIERLKKRLQQLEVVEGDLMKTEDEYDQLEQKFRTEQDKANFLSQQLEEIKHQIAKNKAIEKGEAVSQEAELRHRFRLEEAKSRDLKAEVQALKEKIHELMNKEDQLSQLQVDYSVLQQRFMEEENKNKNMGQEVLNLTKELELSKRYSRALRPSMNGRRMVDIPVTSTGVQTDAVSSEAAEEETPAVFIRKSFQEENHIMSNLRQVGLKKPMERSSVLDRYPPAANELTMRKSWIPWMRKRENGPSITQEKGPRTNSSPGHPGELVLSPKQGQPLHIRVTPDHENSTATLEITSPTSEEFFSSTTVIPTLGNQKPRITIIPSPNVKSQKPKSGDNTLGTERAMSPVTITTYSREKTPDGGRGAFADRPTSPIQIMTVSTSAAPAEIAVSPDAQDMPMGRTVLKVTPEKQTVPTPVRKYNSNANIITTEDNKIHIHLGSQFKRSPGASAEGASPVITVRPVNVTAEKEVSTGTVLRSPRNHLSSRPSANKVTSTITITPVTTSSTRGTQSVSGQDGSSQRPAPTRIPMSKGMKAGKPVVAAPGAGNLTKFEPRAETQSMKIELKTSAAGSTTSLGGGKG; encoded by the exons ATGGTGACAACCCTCGAAAGTGATCAGCTTATTGATACCTCAGAATCCTTGACTGGAACAGTCCAAGACACATCTTGTGGTATGAGGCATGCTCCTGTTTTTCTATGGAG attgaaAAAGCTCCTTGAGCAAGAAAAGGCATACCAAGCccgcaaagaaaaggaaaatgctaAGCGACTCAATAAACTAAGAGATGAACTTGTGAAACTGAAGTCTTTTGCACTCATGCTGGTAGATGAAAGACAAATGCATATTGAGCAACTTGGGTTGCAAAGCCAGAAAGTACAGGATCTTACTCAGAAActgagggaagaagaagaaaagctcaAAGCCATTACTTCCAAATCCAAAGAAGACAGGCAGAAGTTGCTTAAGTTAGAAGTGGATTTTGAACAGAAGGCTTCAAGGTTTTCCCAAGAGCATGAAGAGATGAATGCCAAATTGGCTAATCAAGAGTCTCACAACAGGCAACTTAGACTCAAGCTTGTTGGCTTAACTCAAAGAATCGAGGAGCTAGAAGAGACCAACAAAAATCTTCAGAAGGCAGAGGAAGAACTTCAGGAATTACGAGATAAAATTGCCAAAGGGGAATGTGGCAACTCCAGCCTCATGGCGGAAGTGGAAAATCTCCGGAAGCGCGTGCTTGAAATGGAGGGCAAAGATGAGGAGATCACTAAGACTGAGTCCCAGTGCAGGGAACTGAAGAAGAAGTTGCAAGAGGAAGAACATCATGGTCGGGAGCTCAAACTTGAAGTTGAAAAGTTACAGAAGAGAATGTCTGAACTGGAGAAATTGGAAGAAGCATTTAGCAAGAGTAAATCTGAATGCACTCAGCTACATCTAaatctggagaaagaaaagaacttaacCAAAGATCTGCTAAATGAATTAGAGGTGGTCAAGACTCGAGTGAAAGAACTAGAATGTTCTGAAAGTAGATTGGAAAAAGCTGAATTAAGCCTAAAAGATGATCTTACAAAGTTGAAGTCATTTACTGTGATGCTGGTTGATGAAAGGAAAAATatgatggaaaaaataaagcaagaagagagaaaagtggatggactcaataaaaattttaaggtgGAACAAGGAAAGGTTATGGATGTAACTGAAAAACTAATTGAAGAGAGTAAGAAGCTTTTAAAACTGAAGTCTGAAATGGAGGAAAAAGTATACAATTTGACAAAAGAAAGAGACGAGTTAATAGGCAAACTGAGaagtgaagaagaaaaatcatgtgAATTAAGCTGCAGCGTTGACTTATTAAAGAAGAGAATTGATGGcatagaggaagtagaaagagaaataacaagagGAAGATCTCGAAAAGGACCTGAACTCACCTGCCCAGAAGACAACAAGATTAAGGAACTAACACTTGAAATTGAGAGACTGAAGAAACGTCTTCAACAGCTGGAGGTGGTTGAAGGGGATTTGATGAAGACGGAGGATGAGTATGATCAGCTGGAGCAGAAATTCAGAACGGAGCAGGATAAGGCTAATTTCCTCTCTCAGCAACTGGAGGAGATAAAACATCAGATTGCCAAGAACAAAGCAATAGAGAAAGGTGAGGCTGTGAGCCAGGAAGCTGAGCTGAGACACAGATTTCGGTTGGAAGAGGCTAAAAGCAGAGACTTAAAAGCCGAAGTACAAGCTCTTAAAGAGAAGATTCATGAATTAATGAACAAAGAAGATCAGCTTTCTCAGCTCCAAGTGGATTATTCTGTCCTTCAACAAAGATttatggaagaagaaaataagaacaaaaacatgGGACAGGAGGTCCTCAATCTGACCAAAGAGTTGGAGCTTTCTAAACGTTACAGCCGAGCTCTCAGACCCAGTATGAATGGAAGAAGAATGGTAGATATTCCTGTGACCTCGACTGGGGTACAAACGGATGCTGTTAGCAGTGAAGCAGCAGAGGAAGAAACACCGGCAGTGTTTATTCGGAAATCCTTTCAAGAAGAAAATCATATCATGAGTAATCTCCGACAGGTGGGATTGAAAAAACCTATGGAACGATCCTCTGTTCTAGACAGGTACCCTCCAGCAGCAAATGAGCTCACTATGAGAAAGTCTTGGATTCCCTGgatgagaaaaagggaaaatggaCCCTCAATCACTCAAGAGAAAGGGCCTCGAACAAACTCCAgtccagggcacccaggagagctGGTTCTTTCCCCAAAGCAGGGCCAGCCCCTGCATATTCGAGTGACACCAGACCATGAGAACAGTACTGCGACTTTGGAGATAACAAGCCCGACAtctgaagaatttttttctaGTACCACCGTCATTCCTACATTAGGGAATCAGAAACCAAGGATAACCATTATTCCATCACCAAATGTTAAGTCTCAAAAACCAAAAAGTGGAGATAATACTCTCGGCACAGAACGAGCCATGTCCCCAGTCACAATTACCACATATTCCAGAGAGAAAACCCCAGACGGCGGAAGAGGTGCCTTTGCGGACAGGCCCACATCTCCCATTCAGATAATGACAGTATCCACATCAGCTGCCCCGGCTGAGATTGCAGTCTCTCCCGATGCCCAGGACATGCCCATGGGAAGGACTGTCCTCAAAGTCACCCCAGAAAAACAGACTGTTCCAACTCCAGTACGGAAGTACAACTCCAATGCCAATATCATAACCACGGAAGACAATAAGATTCACATTCATTTAGGTTCTCAGTTTAAACGATCCCCTGGGGCTTCAGCAGAAGGAGCAAGTCCAGTTATCACTGTTCGACCTGTCAACGTGACAGCTGAAAAGGAGGTTTCCACTGGCACTGTCCTTCGCTCTCCCAGGAACCATCTCTCCTCACGACCTAGTGCAAACAAAGTGACAAGCACTATCACCATAACGCCAGTCACAACCTCATCCACTCGAGGAACCCAGTCAGTG